One region of Planctomycetota bacterium genomic DNA includes:
- a CDS encoding fibronectin type III domain-containing protein produces the protein MVICLAGNGKIGFAEDAITGSSASNETTSPSNELAGFSQAVLKEEITKSSDNLESSNIQPPSSGHNTLYVTVGSTGTESFQAGETKNISHVITWDEGDLFGYFCMGYLKIVFDPNVVEIDHVTSGVFSTGSSRRGPGWVIVDPWLWFSEDDIPPSDPNRLAFSITWKGKQAGTTTFAYSITNSSGTIIRNYFLTGTVHNMQAVPAVVQFAPQIQPPAAPGNLVATAVSPHQINISWQDNSDNEQGFYVERKIGESGTYTQIIGVNSDITTYSDTGLSDGTLYYYRVRAYNQAGNSDYSNEASATTLPELPAAPTNLAAIPFSPSEIDLTWLDNSNNEDGFIVETKTNPQAPFEIFAAIGPNNGFGTTITFLHLPISAETTYYYRVSAYNLTGQSNYSNEANAMTFLKSPSDLVAASVSFSQINLTWQDTSNCEEGVIIERKTGIYGSFEQVATVTSNVTNYSSTNLLDGTLYFYRLKAYNNQGESYYSQEASAITKAINIDNLSGLLNQYFQDGSIKNQGIYNSLLSKLDSAQDSFKNGNLISMVNKLSAFCNEVNAQKGKQIGNEAGQVLEDAAKKLSQPIASIKAGDGVSPLPQYFQVGKIITFTGIPPAGEGTYEWEIIPPSQDDVEIHGNRTGKIAGGVNPTIGVHFKKPSTDKDDTATIKFKFIPTKGETSTVYQIAPVVAIDLDIHNGLYDWVTTDPDKKDWTGGQLLSEDEEDDLKGAVTVANKNDTNGDGTMDRWQDSVKYKDAKGRNEIDLMRLELRKPVPDLGGTVSLNETNRSIAVIWKQSTKEEKERRRVFNTSDLPITLWVETVEPSTKLRDISFTLEYQGANDTVKATAVWVILNRAYYTRATSGDENKIPDYLNDIDENYLRKTDIQNNQASDSSYYGLGSYTDEDGNTQLGGRILFEWNIIPNGEELRKLGVVFDVTRQAMWRAYGIQSGKRILEPVAPPDKWKFPENRTPAMDNETPNDNGHPEDEDNEPENSMIYSSDRPGYPSSLTGIAFVTYRSWFKELVRIQLNNTPFKHDNEKILQDVQGSRASAKKDWHIVFYTVRNSDGEMERDTAPTTCSVPIKTGTGNGTFSTALSTNAVTEGFAATYDATNQKWTLTGTNSQPVSASLANGIWTLTVQNKITVTITQGTTAFANGDRFTFSVFKTSAPDGKGYDLGFGPIDVLDIP, from the coding sequence ATGGTTATCTGCCTGGCTGGAAACGGTAAAATAGGGTTTGCTGAAGATGCCATCACCGGGTCTTCAGCCAGCAACGAAACCACTTCTCCCTCAAACGAGCTTGCCGGATTTTCCCAAGCCGTGCTTAAAGAGGAAATTACAAAGTCATCGGATAACCTGGAATCATCCAATATCCAGCCTCCGTCATCAGGGCATAATACATTATATGTGACGGTTGGCTCAACAGGGACTGAAAGTTTCCAGGCAGGTGAGACTAAAAACATCTCACATGTGATTACGTGGGACGAAGGCGACTTGTTCGGGTATTTTTGTATGGGTTATCTCAAGATAGTATTTGACCCGAATGTCGTGGAAATAGACCATGTCACATCCGGGGTATTTTCTACTGGCTCATCGAGGAGAGGTCCCGGCTGGGTGATAGTTGACCCGTGGTTATGGTTTTCCGAGGATGATATTCCGCCCAGCGACCCGAACCGCTTGGCTTTCAGCATTACCTGGAAAGGCAAGCAGGCAGGCACGACCACATTTGCTTATAGTATTACAAATAGCAGTGGGACGATAATCAGGAATTATTTCCTGACAGGGACAGTCCATAATATGCAGGCGGTTCCGGCGGTAGTCCAGTTCGCCCCGCAAATACAGCCGCCCGCCGCACCTGGTAATTTAGTAGCCACCGCTGTTTCTCCCCATCAAATAAACATTAGCTGGCAGGATAATTCGGATAATGAGCAAGGGTTTTATGTCGAACGTAAAATAGGTGAATCCGGTACTTATACACAAATTATTGGGGTTAATTCTGATATAACTACTTACTCTGATACCGGTTTATCGGACGGCACGCTTTATTATTATCGGGTCAGGGCATACAATCAGGCGGGTAACAGTGATTATTCTAATGAAGCCTCTGCGACCACTTTGCCGGAACTTCCCGCTGCTCCAACAAATTTAGCCGCCATTCCGTTTTCTCCTTCTGAGATTGACCTTACATGGTTAGATAATTCTAATAATGAAGATGGGTTTATAGTCGAGACAAAAACTAATCCCCAAGCGCCTTTTGAAATCTTTGCGGCAATCGGGCCAAACAACGGTTTCGGCACCACAATTACCTTTTTACACCTTCCTATTTCAGCAGAAACGACATATTATTACCGTGTCAGTGCATATAATCTAACTGGTCAAAGTAATTATTCCAATGAAGCCAATGCAATGACTTTCTTAAAATCGCCTTCGGATTTAGTCGCCGCCTCGGTTTCTTTCTCCCAGATAAACCTTACCTGGCAGGACACTTCCAATTGCGAAGAAGGCGTAATTATTGAACGGAAAACGGGTATCTATGGTTCATTTGAACAGGTTGCCACGGTTACTTCAAATGTTACTAATTACTCAAGCACAAACCTTCTCGATGGGACTCTTTATTTTTACCGCCTCAAGGCTTATAATAATCAGGGAGAAAGTTATTATTCTCAAGAAGCCAGCGCAATTACCAAGGCTATTAATATTGATAACTTAAGCGGTTTACTTAACCAATACTTTCAAGACGGGTCGATCAAGAATCAGGGTATCTATAATTCTCTTCTGTCTAAACTCGATTCAGCGCAGGACTCTTTTAAAAACGGCAATCTTATTTCAATGGTCAACAAACTAAGTGCCTTTTGTAATGAAGTCAATGCACAAAAGGGAAAGCAGATTGGCAATGAAGCCGGACAGGTTTTAGAGGATGCCGCTAAAAAATTGTCGCAACCTATTGCATCCATTAAAGCAGGCGATGGGGTATCGCCTTTGCCACAATATTTTCAAGTCGGCAAGATTATAACATTTACCGGCATACCACCGGCAGGAGAAGGCACTTATGAATGGGAGATTATTCCTCCCAGCCAGGATGACGTTGAGATTCACGGTAATCGTACGGGCAAAATTGCTGGAGGTGTTAATCCAACCATTGGCGTCCACTTCAAAAAGCCAAGTACGGACAAAGATGATACCGCCACGATAAAATTCAAATTCATACCAACCAAAGGTGAGACTAGCACCGTATATCAAATCGCCCCAGTAGTAGCTATAGATTTGGACATACATAATGGATTATATGATTGGGTTACTACCGACCCAGATAAAAAAGATTGGACTGGGGGACAACTTCTTTCAGAAGATGAGGAAGATGATCTTAAAGGTGCCGTTACTGTGGCGAATAAGAACGATACGAATGGCGATGGAACAATGGATAGATGGCAGGATTCGGTTAAATATAAGGATGCTAAAGGCAGAAATGAAATAGATTTGATGCGGCTTGAACTACGTAAACCCGTGCCTGATTTAGGGGGAACCGTTAGCCTTAACGAAACTAACCGTAGCATCGCTGTGATTTGGAAACAGTCCACTAAAGAAGAAAAGGAGAGACGACGTGTATTTAACACCTCTGACTTACCAATAACATTGTGGGTTGAGACAGTTGAACCAAGTACGAAATTAAGGGATATTAGTTTTACACTGGAATATCAAGGAGCAAATGATACTGTCAAAGCCACTGCCGTTTGGGTGATTCTGAATAGGGCTTATTATACCAGAGCTACAAGTGGTGATGAGAACAAGATACCTGATTATCTTAATGATATTGACGAAAATTATCTTCGCAAGACAGACATTCAAAACAATCAAGCATCTGACAGTTCATACTATGGTCTTGGCTCCTACACGGACGAAGACGGAAATACGCAGCTTGGCGGTAGAATTTTATTTGAATGGAATATTATTCCAAACGGGGAAGAATTGCGAAAATTAGGGGTGGTATTTGATGTTACTAGACAAGCTATGTGGCGTGCGTATGGAATCCAAAGCGGTAAGAGAATCTTAGAGCCTGTCGCTCCTCCAGACAAATGGAAATTTCCCGAAAACCGAACTCCTGCAATGGATAATGAAACCCCAAATGATAATGGTCATCCAGAGGATGAAGACAATGAGCCAGAAAATTCAATGATATATTCTTCTGACAGACCAGGATATCCCAGTAGCTTGACGGGGATTGCTTTTGTTACATACCGCAGTTGGTTTAAGGAATTGGTTCGGATTCAGTTAAATAACACTCCTTTCAAACATGATAATGAAAAAATCCTTCAGGATGTTCAAGGGAGTCGAGCTTCAGCTAAAAAAGATTGGCATATAGTATTTTATACTGTTAGAAATAGTGATGGTGAAATGGAGAGGGATACCGCACCTACAACTTGTTCTGTCCCAATAAAAACCGGAACCGGTAATGGAACATTTTCTACTGCGCTATCAACAAATGCCGTAACCGAAGGGTTTGCCGCAACTTATGATGCAACTAATCAGAAATGGACATTAACAGGCACGAACAGCCAGCCAGTTAGTGCTTCCCTTGCCAATGGAATCTGGACGCTTACTGTGCAAAATAAAATAACCGTAACCATAACTCAAGGGACCACTGCTTTTGCTAATGGAGATAGATTTACGTTTAGTGTCTTTAAAACATCTGCGCCAGATGGGAAAGGATATGACCTCGGTTTTGGTCCAATTGATGTTTTAGACATCCCATAA
- a CDS encoding M23 family metallopeptidase, with protein sequence MYRGKTDKNMVNDSFSVQVYPSGQIYTAKENRIIGGDTFYLRTVVIRNDSGEAISIIDVKIYLLSSGVARVTNEISGKVLETMLQESFDGIKQYSGFCRGFTDVNTALSVIKLEYGVLFKEQDIQTLSNTANLPPGKIAVLHGIRGDIPSEFNIDYLDVEITAKDSKGKLIIKRIGLPLVKYRCKTKLTFPFKGVWQAQTPHRFGPVPTECAVDFVQIDKEGNLSPNQSSELNNYYAFGKPILAPADGVIGDCFDDMADNPIYTDRMPTPEELDYAALFKKYGLKTVGGNYIIIDHNNGEYSCIGHLKHKSLKVKKGDCVRQGQTVAECGNSGESPMPHIHYQLMDKGDFSNARGLPAIFEGRILFRPDKGAVLPRDGQYCIND encoded by the coding sequence ATGTATCGGGGAAAAACTGATAAAAACATGGTAAACGATTCATTCTCTGTTCAGGTGTATCCTTCCGGCCAAATCTACACGGCAAAAGAAAATCGTATCATTGGCGGCGACACTTTTTATTTGCGCACGGTTGTGATTAGAAACGACAGCGGTGAGGCGATTTCTATTATAGATGTAAAAATCTATTTATTATCAAGCGGAGTGGCGCGTGTTACAAACGAAATCAGCGGTAAAGTCCTTGAAACGATGTTGCAGGAAAGTTTTGATGGCATAAAACAATATTCCGGTTTCTGCCGGGGGTTTACTGACGTCAATACGGCATTATCAGTGATAAAATTAGAGTATGGGGTTTTATTCAAAGAGCAGGATATCCAAACCCTTTCTAATACCGCAAACCTGCCGCCGGGGAAAATAGCCGTGTTGCATGGAATCAGGGGGGATATCCCGTCAGAATTTAACATAGATTACCTGGATGTGGAAATTACGGCTAAAGACTCTAAAGGTAAACTAATTATTAAGAGAATTGGGTTGCCTCTTGTAAAATACCGGTGTAAAACAAAATTAACGTTTCCCTTTAAGGGGGTCTGGCAAGCCCAAACCCCTCACCGGTTCGGGCCGGTGCCGACAGAATGCGCGGTTGATTTTGTCCAGATTGATAAGGAAGGGAACCTGTCTCCTAACCAAAGCAGTGAATTAAACAATTATTATGCCTTCGGAAAACCAATTCTTGCCCCAGCCGATGGAGTAATTGGAGATTGTTTTGACGATATGGCGGATAATCCGATTTATACCGACAGAATGCCTACTCCTGAAGAGTTGGATTATGCGGCATTATTCAAAAAATATGGCTTAAAAACAGTTGGGGGAAATTACATAATAATCGACCACAACAACGGGGAATATTCATGCATCGGGCACTTAAAACATAAATCATTGAAGGTAAAAAAGGGTGATTGTGTGCGTCAAGGGCAAACGGTAGCGGAATGCGGGAACAGCGGTGAATCGCCGATGCCTCATATACATTACCAACTGATGGATAAAGGTGATTTTTCAAATGCCCGCGGTTTGCCTGCGATATTCGAAGGAAGGATTCTTTTCCGTCCGGACAAAGGAGCCGTTTTGCCCAGAGACGGGCAATATTGTATTAATGATTGA
- a CDS encoding DUF2341 domain-containing protein — translation MLPKTCISLNPLLRGVRGVLSSVFLLSSLIFPLSVSAGSFPNFDNSGGGSWTTGYYRPISITNTAGAQTDYQVAVTPFGPEYEENNGNVTYNGTWNVYNNVNCSRGSQKWSTTTNNTATFSFNGTGVTWVSTKNADYGIAKVYIDDVYQQNVDLYNSTNIFQQAVYTKDGLANGFHTIKVEVTGTKNASSTNYYVTIDAFDTGNFINNSGLVGSWHFSENSGTAAADMSGNGNNGTLTNSPIWVDGKFGNALSFDGANDYVSVSDNNALTFGNGTTDSPFSIELWVYPNSASGAVIAKATASNAGEYYITTAGGNLYFRLVDNSASGYIGIYAVISQNRWTHITAAYDGNGISGMRLYFNGVLQATTASSSGSYTAMENLATNLKIGERESGSNYFNGLIDEVRIYNRALTAAEITTRYNYYTNKLTGDYSDIRFALSPPPNSGNELSYWQETDNKFWLKIPNLPAGDSYIYMYYGNLSAENSSDENNVFGSATSNLALGKTYTKSEAPSGSYPDTGNAEFTDGQPDETWADSFGYGKPSTNYWLEITVDLTYSKLIKNPILYTGGGTGYRAHYVEIYGSPDNTAFYLIGSAGNLNLGTADIGISPLDITTTPRVFRYVKFKINKECGTSVQATDWLFVGEGIVNGKSRQYVSPEPTVSAPGAESFALDKYIQTANWQSLVSSGKSIVMGQSIAQVSFTAVFTGTDSAGKTAKWKKLRIDKGVGAYAGSACPDSKIEVQIWMENNGNGFWDTGDTFIAKGNFTNGTCYLNMNRFQITTTQRTFYIVYKLANDIGGGQRAGVKIVDSSYLEFENATAIGVP, via the coding sequence ATGTTACCGAAAACATGTATCTCATTAAATCCCCTCTTGAGAGGGGTCAGGGGTGTGTTATCTTCTGTCTTTCTTCTCTCATCTCTCATCTTTCCCCTCTCTGTTTCTGCCGGTTCTTTCCCTAACTTTGACAACTCCGGCGGCGGCTCCTGGACTACCGGCTACTACCGTCCCATCTCCATCACCAATACCGCCGGCGCCCAGACCGATTATCAAGTTGCGGTAACTCCATTTGGCCCGGAATATGAAGAAAACAATGGGAATGTCACGTATAATGGGACATGGAATGTTTACAATAATGTAAATTGCAGCCGCGGTTCCCAAAAATGGTCAACCACAACGAACAACACCGCAACTTTTTCCTTTAATGGCACCGGTGTTACATGGGTTTCAACAAAGAACGCAGATTATGGTATTGCTAAAGTCTACATCGACGATGTCTATCAGCAAAACGTAGACCTTTATAATTCAACGAATATATTCCAGCAAGCTGTTTATACTAAAGATGGGCTGGCAAATGGGTTTCACACAATTAAAGTGGAAGTAACCGGCACAAAAAACGCTTCGTCTACTAATTATTATGTTACCATAGACGCGTTTGATACCGGCAACTTTATCAATAACTCCGGACTGGTCGGCTCGTGGCACTTCTCCGAAAACTCCGGCACCGCCGCCGCCGATATGTCAGGCAATGGCAATAACGGAACGTTAACTAACAGTCCAATATGGGTAGACGGCAAGTTCGGAAATGCATTATCCTTTGATGGAGCGAATGATTATGTAAGCGTGTCGGATAATAATGCGTTAACATTTGGCAACGGGACAACCGATTCGCCTTTTTCAATAGAATTATGGGTATACCCTAATTCTGCGAGTGGTGCTGTTATAGCAAAAGCAACTGCTTCTAATGCCGGTGAATATTATATCACAACTGCCGGAGGAAATTTATATTTCAGGCTGGTAGATAATAGCGCCAGTGGTTATATAGGAATATATGCCGTGATTTCCCAAAATCGATGGACTCATATCACAGCAGCTTATGATGGCAACGGTATTTCCGGAATGAGATTATATTTTAATGGCGTCTTGCAGGCAACAACTGCGTCAAGTTCAGGCAGTTATACCGCAATGGAAAATCTTGCTACCAATCTTAAAATAGGCGAAAGAGAGAGTGGCAGTAACTATTTTAACGGTCTCATTGACGAAGTCCGCATCTATAACCGGGCGCTCACCGCCGCCGAAATCACCACCCGCTATAACTACTACACCAACAAACTCACAGGCGATTATTCTGATATCCGCTTCGCCCTTAGTCCTCCCCCAAATTCCGGCAATGAACTTTCTTACTGGCAGGAGACTGATAACAAGTTCTGGCTGAAGATTCCCAACCTGCCCGCTGGCGATTCTTATATCTATATGTATTACGGCAACCTAAGCGCGGAAAATTCAAGCGACGAAAACAATGTCTTCGGGTCGGCAACTTCTAACCTCGCCCTGGGTAAAACATATACTAAATCAGAAGCCCCCTCCGGCTCTTATCCGGATACAGGCAATGCTGAATTTACCGACGGCCAGCCTGATGAAACATGGGCGGATTCTTTTGGTTATGGTAAACCAAGCACCAATTATTGGCTGGAAATCACCGTTGATTTAACTTATTCCAAGCTGATAAAGAATCCGATTTTGTATACCGGCGGCGGAACTGGATATCGGGCGCATTATGTGGAAATCTACGGCAGTCCTGATAACACCGCTTTTTACCTGATTGGTTCCGCAGGAAATTTGAATTTAGGCACCGCGGATATAGGAATTTCCCCACTGGACATAACGACCACTCCCCGTGTTTTCAGGTATGTTAAATTTAAAATTAATAAAGAGTGCGGGACTTCAGTGCAGGCAACCGATTGGCTTTTTGTCGGAGAGGGAATTGTTAACGGCAAAAGCCGCCAGTATGTTTCCCCAGAACCGACAGTTTCCGCACCGGGTGCGGAAAGTTTTGCACTCGACAAATACATCCAGACCGCCAACTGGCAAAGCCTTGTTTCATCCGGAAAAAGCATCGTCATGGGGCAATCTATTGCCCAAGTTTCCTTTACCGCCGTCTTTACCGGCACTGACTCGGCAGGCAAAACAGCTAAATGGAAAAAGCTCCGCATTGATAAAGGCGTCGGCGCCTATGCCGGTAGCGCCTGCCCTGATTCCAAAATAGAAGTCCAAATCTGGATGGAGAATAATGGCAACGGCTTCTGGGATACCGGCGATACCTTTATCGCTAAAGGCAACTTCACCAACGGCACGTGCTATTTGAATATGAACCGGTTTCAGATAACAACTACTCAGAGAACATTTTATATTGTATACAAATTAGCCAATGATATAGGAGGGGGGCAAAGAGCGGGCGTTAAGATAGTTGATAGCAGTTACCTTGAATTTGAAAACGCTACGGCAATTGGAGTCCCGTAA
- a CDS encoding PD40 domain-containing protein, with the protein MRKLIMACLMIGIIAIPYWIAGEEEKESLFDEQAERFNGLISQLGSDDFDTRQKAQDELIQIGEKLIEEYKKVKTKNDNEKLKAEKSKINDFAVSIKKTCQNNDPEIKTRANQIRRHFYYQNMPEIAFISNESRNCVINLIKIDGTNCRQLKTEYGNSYWPDWSPDGKKIVFTAEVQGNFEIRVMDADGRNERRLTRDENNSLYPVWSPDGKKIAFRKDSKQGRIIYIMDADGKSQKPLTDDEDILKTIKHIAINSEEISWSPDGKKIAFVSGIDGNPEIYTITTDGKTLQRLTENPAEDVSPAWSADGKKIVFTSNRDGENKICVMPASPPASPSESEVGVGGDVNGKDQRILTQGCSPACSPDGKKIAFVRSHTIDCSDIYIMDLDGSNEHRLTSGHGGRGSPSWKPGGVYEISELFKER; encoded by the coding sequence ATGAGAAAACTGATAATGGCTTGTTTAATGATTGGAATAATAGCGATTCCGTATTGGATTGCGGGAGAAGAAGAAAAAGAATCGCTGTTTGACGAACAGGCTGAACGGTTTAACGGATTGATTAGCCAGCTCGGCTCGGATGACTTCGATACACGCCAAAAGGCGCAAGATGAATTAATCCAAATCGGCGAAAAGTTGATTGAAGAATATAAAAAAGTTAAGACTAAGAATGATAATGAAAAACTAAAAGCTGAAAAATCTAAAATAAATGATTTTGCTGTCAGCATAAAAAAAACCTGCCAGAATAACGATCCGGAGATAAAAACCAGGGCGAATCAAATCAGGCGTCATTTTTATTATCAAAATATGCCGGAAATCGCTTTCATTTCCAATGAATCACGTAATTGTGTGATTAATTTGATAAAAATTGATGGGACGAACTGCCGGCAATTAAAAACAGAATACGGCAATAGCTATTGGCCGGACTGGAGCCCGGACGGCAAGAAGATTGTTTTTACCGCAGAGGTGCAGGGAAACTTTGAAATCAGGGTGATGGATGCTGACGGGAGAAACGAACGCAGATTAACACGTGATGAAAACAATTCATTATATCCTGTATGGAGCCCTGATGGGAAAAAGATTGCTTTCCGCAAGGATTCCAAGCAGGGCCGTATAATTTATATCATGGATGCCGACGGTAAAAGCCAGAAGCCTTTGACAGACGATGAAGATATTTTAAAAACAATAAAACATATCGCAATAAACAGTGAAGAGATTAGCTGGTCTCCTGACGGCAAAAAAATCGCCTTTGTTTCGGGAATTGATGGTAATCCTGAAATTTACACAATAACCACTGATGGAAAAACCCTACAGCGCCTGACTGAAAACCCGGCAGAGGATGTTAGTCCGGCCTGGAGTGCCGACGGCAAAAAGATAGTTTTTACATCTAATCGGGATGGTGAAAATAAGATTTGTGTAATGCCTGCCTCGCCGCCCGCCTCGCCGAGCGAGAGCGAGGTTGGGGTAGGCGGGGATGTTAACGGTAAAGACCAAAGAATATTAACCCAAGGCTGTTCACCTGCTTGTTCTCCGGATGGCAAAAAAATAGCTTTTGTCCGCTCCCATACGATAGACTGTTCTGATATCTATATAATGGATCTTGATGGTTCTAATGAGCATAGATTAACCAGCGGGCATGGGGGGCGAGGTTCGCCCTCTTGGAAACCGGGAGGGGTTTATGAAATTTCTGAGCTGTTTAAAGAAAGGTAA